The Lathyrus oleraceus cultivar Zhongwan6 chromosome 5, CAAS_Psat_ZW6_1.0, whole genome shotgun sequence genome includes the window TGAGACAATTAACTGTCGCAATTTGCATTGATCTCACACACACACAGGTTCGCACACACACAAAAATCAGAGAGGTAAATGATTCAAACCTGAGCAATAACACGATTTCCAGCTAGGAGTTTAGATTCTCGACTTGAAATAGCTGTAATTCCGCGATATAAACAATCAAAATGCACCTGTTGGCGAGAACATGAAATGAAAACTAAATAACAAATCTTGAATACAAAAGAGTAACATCTTCTTCCCCTTTCCAAATGTTACCAAACAAACCTGAACAGTTAAACCTTTTTCAGCTATTGGACCTTTCCCCTCAAGGAAATCATAGTATTTCAATCCATCAGCTgaatcaaacatcacaaaataaAAAACTAAATCCAGTTTCTGAACCAATTATAAGATTATACAATTGGATTAAGAAATTTAATTAGCATTAAACTTAAACTGATTAACAGAAAGTGTTATAAGAGTGAGGAATTACGGGAAGTGAGATAATCATCAATGGGAATGTTCTTCTTTTTGCGTCTCTCTCTGGCCTCCGCTGGAGGCGGCGGAGAGAGGAAAATGAAGGTGAAAGGCAAGGATGAAATGAGAATCGCGGCGGACCTTCTCGATTGAGAAAGAGAGAGCGCGACCACCGTGAATGGCCGTTGTCTGAACCTGGTGGTGGCGGTGAGATTAGAATTCGAAAGCGCGCCACCTCCGTAATGAACGTTCCGTTTGTTTGGGAAGAAATTTACGGAATTGCCACTGCAAGTGCAAGTGTAAGGGGAAGTCATTGCTAATACAGGCCTCACCGCGCACCACCTCTAGTTTACGCTATCCGTTTCCATTCTTCAATTTCTCATTGGTGCAACTACTCATTTACCcttttatttcatattttcacccACTTAGTAAATGATATTCATAGATTTTCAAAGAACCTTGTTGaattagaaagaaaaaaaaagtgaaTACTAATACAATTGATTTTTAATGATAAGAGTCATGATTAGgataatttattaattaatattttttaaaataaatttattttttacaaattaattaattaaaattttggATGGAAAGAATATTTAATTACAATAATAATGAAATTTTGGAAGAgaaataaatttttattttaaataatttattttttgagttcttgaatttgaatttctttttaCAATAATAATCAGTAATTATTATAATTTATCTACGTGATATATGAAAAACAATGAATAAAAATATCAGTCTAaattttcaattaaaaaaaat containing:
- the LOC127085045 gene encoding peptidyl-prolyl cis-trans isomerase FKBP18, chloroplastic, which encodes MTSPYTCTCSGNSVNFFPNKRNVHYGGGALSNSNLTATTRFRQRPFTVVALSLSQSRRSAAILISSLPFTFIFLSPPPPAEARERRKKKNIPIDDYLTSPDGLKYYDFLEGKGPIAEKGLTVQVHFDCLYRGITAISSRESKLLAGNRVIAQPYEFKVGAQPGKERKREFVDNPNGLFSAQASPKPPPAMYTIVEGMRVGGKRTVIVPPEKGYAQKGMNEIPPGATFELNIELLQVSSS